TAGAAGGGTTCATGGGAAGGCTGGCCGGTGTACGGGTCGGCCCATTCCTTCTCGCCGGTGGCGAGGCCCAGGAAGTTGGCCACGGTGTTCGGTGCCTTGTCGTCGAACAGGTTGATGGTGATGTCGCCCTCGGAGGTGCGCATGATAATGGTAGTCATGGCTCCAAGTGTCTCATGGGCTTGAGACCGGACAGTGGGTGCATGAGCTATGCTCCTTGTGGGACCTGCCCTGTTGTGAGGACTACTCTCGGGAGAGACATGATGTTCGGAGCGGTTATTTCCAGTTGAATGTGTAGCTTTGGTCCGGCTGTTCCTCGCCATGGGTGGTGACGGTCGGGATGTTGCCGTGCCAGGTGACGGTGAAGTTGCCCGAGTCTAATGATTTGCCGTCGTTGTGCAGATCCGTTTTGATTTCCGTGACGTTCTCGGAACCGATAACACCGGGATCGGTGTCCCAAGAGACTTTGACCGTGATGCTGCTTGGGCCGAAGAATATGGGCGAGCCGAGTTCGCTGATGGTCACTTCGCAGGTGCCGTCAGCGGATTTCGCGTTTACGATGCGATGCGACATATCCGTTTGCATCCATATGAGAGTGCAGCCTCCAGCCCAGATCAGCGCGATTGCGAGAATGATATGCTCAACGATGTGTGCCGCTTTATGCGAGTATCCTTCGGTCATAAATGTCCCCACGCTCGTGTCATCATGCCATAGCCTTCAACCGGAGCCTTTTCATCGGTCGTTGAAAAGATGGTTGGCGATATCGCCCCGACCGCCGAAGCCGGACGGCACGTCACCCAAAGAGTTCTTAGCGAAGTCGAACAATCCCATGGTCATGCCTCTTTACCTTTGGGAAACCAATATGACTACCGTATCAGTTGTCGGCGTCATCGCCGAGGCTTGCGATTTGCGGAAGTGGCCCATATCCATGCATCGCGTCATGAAACGGGACGCCGTCTCGCGCGTAATTCGTGCCTGTAGAATCTTTAAAGACCAAGTTTGGAGGGAGCGGGATCATGCCACGCAAGCTGATCATGTGCGGGGACCATCCGGTCCTTGCGTTCGAATACGATCCCGAGTCCGGTCGCGCGTGCTCCTCTGGCGAGGTCCTTGACCATGATCGTCTGCCCCTGGAATTCACCACGCACGGCAAGAGCGCGCTGTATGCCAAGAGGATCGACGAATGGTGGAGGTCCCGCGCCATCCCCTCCACCCGCGACGGCATCCGCCGCGTGCTCGAATCGCTTGGCGCGGCATCGACCGACGAACTGCTCGACAGGACCTACGGGCTGAGCCTGTCGGACCAGTACTGGGTCAGACACGAGGACGACCCGGCCGAATGGAAGGACGTCAACTTCTTCGACAATTCCTTCGACGAGGCGCTGGGCGAGATCCTGCTCACCTCGTACTCGTCGTCCCATGACATCAGCCTCAACGTCCCCGACGTGTCCACTGGCGGCGATCTTCCCAAACGCTGGACGATCGACAGGGCCACCGGCAGGAGACTGCTCGTCAAGTCGGGGCGTACTGGCCAGGAGCCGATGAACGAGGTCATCGCCTCGAGGCTCTGCATGCGATTGGGCGTTCCGGCCGTCCGGTATTCCCTGGCACGCAACGGCAACCGTCTGGTCTGCCCGTGCGAGGACATGCTCACCAGCCATGAGGAGATGGTCTCCGCCTGGCAGGTGCTCCAATCCGCCAGAACCGTCAATGGACTCAACTCGCATGACCAGTGGATCCATGCCGCCGTCGGCTTCGGAGCTGACGAGCGCGCCGTGCGCGACGCCGCGGACGACTGGCTCGTGGTCGATTATCTCATGCGCAACACCGACCGGCACTATAACAACTTCGGTCTGATCCGCGACATCGAGACCCTTGAGATCCGTCCGGCGCCGATCTACGACACCGGCGCGAGTCTGTGGAGCGGCGAGCTCGATGTGGACGGCCGCGACTGGTTCGCCAAGCCGTTCTACACCGCGACCGGCAAGCCCTCGGCTTTGCGGCAGCTCAGACTGGTGGAGGATTGGAGCCGGTTCGACCTGGATGCTCTGTCGGACTGGCCCGACGAGGCGGCGCACGAGTTGTCGCGCATGCGCATGTTCGCGCCCGAACGCCTCGACGCCATCCGGGTACAGTTGGTAAAGCGTATCGGGATGCTCCGCAGAATCAGCGAAGGTGAGGTCCTTCGTGTTTCTGACCCGATTCGCAATAAAACGGATTTGATGGACAGATTCGGCGAGACGTTGCGGAAGAACCTTGGACAACGGGACGGGGATGCCAGAAGCGTCGGAACCGGACCGGATGCGTTGAGCCGTCATCTGAACCGCTAGCGCAACGAATCACTACTGGAATAATGGACTTTGCAACCGGAACACGAAAAGAGGAGCATGATGGCCAATCCCGAGCTGTCACGGCACATCCAGGCCCTTCCCGACGAGCTGAACGCCCTTGAAGGGGGACGGGAGATTTCCGAACACCTGCGGAGGGTCGACGCGCTGAAGGACCGGGCCCGCTCGCTGGAGCCGTTGGACGGTGTCGAGGACATGGCGTTGGCGGATTACGACCGCGACTGGCTGGTGCGCTACACCTACAACTCGAACGCCATTGAGGGATCCACGCTGACCCTGGAGGACACGTCGCTGGTGTTGGAGGGCGAGTTCGTCCCATCGGACTCGCCGGCCAGATACGTGTTCGCAGCGCGAGGGGTCGCTGACGGCATGGCCTACGTGCGCGAATATGCCAAGGAGGGGCGGAAGCTGAACGAGGAGCTGATCCGTCGTCTACACGAGGTGACCGCATTGGATCTCCAGCCGTTCGCCCGCGGCACGTTCCGTCCTTATGGCTATTTGGCGCGGATCACCGCCACCCGAGTCAAGACCGCGGACCCGCTGGAGATCCGCGACGACCTGCGATCCTTGATCGACGGGTTGGATGGCTGCGCAGCGCATCCGCTGCTCAGGGCCGCCGGTTTCCACGCGATGTTCGAGAACATCCATCCATTCATGGACGGCAACGGGCGGACCGGCCGCCAGCTGCTCAACTTCGTGCTGCTGCGGAACGGATACCGTCCCGTGGCCATCAAATACGATGCGGGTCGGTCATATGCGCGAGGCCTGGAGGCATGGCAGGTGGACGGCAAGCCGGATTCGTTCTGCTCCATTTTCCTAGACTGCGTGGAACAGGAGGAACAGACGCTCGTCGATCTGATCGAGCGGCTTCGCCATCTGAGATAGGTCGCAGGAACACTCGCATGCTTCTTTCGTGTGCGTCGGTAAGCCGCTGATATGCACAGAAGAATGAGATTATTCTTGGGTGCCTGTAGGTGCCTCGTGGAAAACGAGCGTAACCGGCAGGTTTCCCAAAAATCGAAAACCTTGGAATAAAGCAAAAAACAGTTGGCTACTATTATCATGCGAGGTGCGCATGATGATGGTAGTCATGGTTCCAAGTGTCTCATGGGCTTGAGACCGGGGAAGAGACGTGATTGCGGGAATGGCGCGGAGAGCCGTGGACTGGCTGCGGCCGATAGCCGGGAAGCCGAGCCGCAGCGTGAAGCGTCATGCGAGTTGGCTCGCGATGATCAACGCGCCGGCAACGACCATGAGCGCCGAGAAGACACGCAGAAGAGTCCTTTTGCGTTCTCTTCCCGGTTTTTGGATCCAATCACGACGTATATCAGGACTAATCCGACGGCCAGCGGCACCAAGGCCAGTAGAAGCAGTGGCTTTTCCATGGCGCCTCCTTTCTGAACGCTGTGATTCAGAGATATCTTTAGCTAATCATGGGATATGGGCGGCTTGGCGCCGATTGGTGATGGGGCTCGATCCTGATGTTCGTCGGTGCCGGAATATGGTGCATTCCGTCAAATAGAGGTGGGCACTTGGATACGGTGTCGCTTTATTGGATTTCTTTGTTTCTATGGTTTGATTATGCCACGAGTCCAACAAAACGTTACCGGCCCCCAGCGAGGTGGTGACGTTTTCTTGGACTTCCTGGCCGGGAAGGAGAACCCCCTTATGGCGAAGTACAGCAAGGAGCAGCGTGACAGGGCCGTGGATCTGTACGTCAGATACGAGCGCTGCGCCGCGGACGTGATCCGCGAGCTCGGCTATCCCAGCAGTGGGATGCTGCCGGTGTGGTACCGGGAACGCCTCGAGGAGGAACGCGCCGGAAGACAGTCCACTCGCGGGAAACGGTACCGGCGGTACACGGACGAGCAGAAACAGGCCGCGGTGGACCATTACCTCGGACACGGCAGGCGTCTGAGACGCGCTATGCGCGCGCTCGGCTATCCGAAAAGCCATGAGCTGCTCACCGCGTGGATCGACGAGCTGGTGCCCGGCCGACGCAGGCTGAGGCACGGCCCGGTTCCCGAGGAATTGAAGCGGAAGGCGGTGGTCGCGGTCGCGTCCGGACGGCTGAAATCACGTGAGGCGGCCGCCGAGCTGGGCGTGGAGGCGTCCGTCGTCGGGAAACTGGAAACGGCAGATGCTCGCCGGATCCAAGGAGACGCACGTGACGAAGACACCTGGAGAGAAGCCCCCGACGGCCGGGGAGGGGAAAACCGGCGTGGAGCCCTCTACGCCGGCGGTCCGCGGGACGCGGCCGGCCTGGCGGACGCGGTGGCGGCGCTGGAGAAGAGGCTGGCGGAGACGCGGGCCCGTCTGGACGAGCTGGACGCCGATGTCGAACGGCAACGACGGGAGAAGAGGGAACTGGACATCGAGATCGCGATCCGGAAGGGCGCGTTGGAGCTGTTGGGAAAAGAGCCGGGCGCAGACCCGGAAAACCTGACCAACCGAGAGAAGACACTCCTCGTCAAGACCGTTAGCGAGACGCTGGGCGTGACGGCCAGGAGCCTCTTGCCCGTGGTCGGCATCGCGCGCAGCACGTACCATTACCAGCTCAAGTCCATGAAACGTCCCGACAAGGACTCCGGTCTACTGGAGCTCGTGCGCGAGGCGCTCCGGGAACAGCAAGCGCAGGTACGGGTACAAGCGGATCCACCTGGAGCTGAAAGGCATGGGCGTCAGGGTATCGGCCAAACGGATCATGCGGCTGATGACCTCACATGGCCTGGTGCCCCTGTTCAAGAGCGCGAAGCGGTACAGCTCGTACAAGGGCGAGCTCACCAAGGCGCCGAAGAACCTGGTGAACCGCGATTTCCACGCCGAGCGGCCGAACATGCTGTGGGTCACGGACCTCACGGAATTCTCGATCCCCGCGGGCAAGGCCTACCTGTCGCCGGTCATCGACTGCTACGACGGGCTTCCCGTCGCGTGGACGATCGGCACGAGCCCGAACGCGGCGTTGGCCAACGGCATGCTGCTGGACGCGTGCTCCACGCTCAAGGACGGAGAGAAGCCGATCATCCACAGTGACCGCGGCTGCCACTACCGGTGGCCGGAATGGATCCGCATCTGCAAGGACAACAACCTGACGCGTTCGACGGGCGCGAAAGGCTGTTCTCCGGACAACGCGGCCGCGGAGGGGTTCTTCGGCCGTCCCAGGCAGGAGTTCTTCCACAAGCGCAGCTTCGCGGGCGTCTCGATGGACGGGTTCATCAACATGCTCAACGACTACATGGTCTGGTACCGGGACAGGCGGATCAAGACGGAGTTCGGCATGAGCATCATGGATCGTCGACGCGGGCTCGGTCTTGTGGCATGATTGGTGGTGATGGAATCAACGACGAGTCCAACAAAACGGCACCAGCCCCTGCTCATTATGGAGAAAAGGGTTACTTCGATATATATGATTATGCTTGGCATACTGAGCAAGTTTGTAAAGAACCAGTGCCGCCTAATCTTCTGTAGGATTCCAGTACTGGTAGGGTAAGGATAAATTATTAGATGAGTAATTCGTTAAAGCTCGTTTCTGCTCCTGTGCGCGAAAGCAGGTTGTGGGATATCCCAGGTTACGTGCCATGGTTCACGGCGGACAGCGCGACGGCCATCGGCGTGGCCCTGCGGTATCTGGCGGTCTCTCTGATCGGATACAAGCTCACCGGATCGACCACAGCAGCGGGTTGGTTGGGCTCGCTGGCCGCGATCGCACAGCAGGCGGCCGCCGTGTTCGGCGGGACATTCGCCGACCGTCACGATCGCAAGACACTGATCATCGTGAACGCGACAGCGGGCGTCATCTGTTGGGGGTCAGTCGCTGCGCTGCTCATGGCCGGCAAGCTGGTCTTCCCCGTGCTGCTTGCCATCGCGGTGTTCGAGTCTGCGGTCAACGGGTTTCTCGGCCCCGCCTCGGATGCGATGCTCAAATCCATCGTCGATATTCGCTCATATCCGAAAGCGCGCAGTCTCAACGAAGGCCGTGACGCGACCATCAACATGGCCGGCAGCCCAGTCGGCGGCCTGCTGTACGGCATCGCCCCGTGGTTGCCGTTCCTGTCGGCTGCGGTCATGTACCTGCTGGCAGGCGTGGCTGCGACACGTATCCGAGTCGGCGGAAATCCGCGGAACGGCAGCGATAGCGGCAACGGCGATAGCGACGATGACGGTGGGAAAGCGGGCGGCGCGTCATTTTTCCGTGATTTCGCCGAAGGATGGTCGTGGTCGCTGCACCGCAGGATGCTGGTGTTGACGATGGTGTCGTCCGCGCTGGCGAATTTCGGGGTCAATGGCTTCCAGTATGCGATTCAGCTGCATCTGATGCGCACCGGCGTGAACGCGACGCTCATCGGATTCGTGAATACGGGCGTATTCCTCGCGATGCTGGCGGGTGCGTTCATCGCCGGACGGATCAGCGATACCGCACCGGTCGGGCCGGTGACATGCTGCGGATTCGTGTTCATCTGCATCGCTTCGCTGCCGATGCTGCTGACCGACAACTACTGGGTGCTGCTTATCGCCAACGCCGTGATGTGCCTGCCGTTCCCGATCATCAACGCGTTGCAGCTCGGGTTCATTTTCGGTAAGACGCCCGACACGATGCAGGGGCGTATCACCGTGACGCTTACCGTACCGGCCCAGGCACTGTCCGCGTTCTGCTCAGCGACGGCCGGAAGTCTGCTGCCCGCTTTCGGATTCAGCGGGACTATGCTGGTGTTCTGGGCGGTGATGCTCGTCAGTATGCTGCTAATCGTCAGTTCGCGCAGCCTGCGCACCATTCCACGCGCCGACCAGTGGGATCGCACACCGCTGGAGTAGCCGCGGACGGCCACCAACCATGGGGACTATGCACCGCTGCGCGCTGCTCTCCGCACACGTCTTCCATTCCGCAAACCGGCTGCGCTGACAGGACGATGAGTGCGGTCAGTTTGCGGCAGTCAGTTTGGGAAGAACTCAAAATCTCGATTCAGCAGGCTCAAATCACGAGTTTTCAGATTGTGGTCTGGAAAACTCGGTGGAAGAGGCTGATCCCGGGAGAAATTGAGAAATCCGGATGTCCGTTTGCGCGACCGATTCTATGAAAACTTCCGGATGCGCGCGGGAGTTTAGCGCGAAACATGAATCCGGCGAAGTTCTCCCGGGAACGGCTTCAAGGTCGATTTTTGAGAATCGCGGAATTCCAACGTTTTTGTTGAGAGATTATGCATGAGAGTACCGGATTCTCGTAAACTCCCGCGTCCGGCACGGGAGTTCAGCGGCGAATTCCCGAAGTCAGCGTAAACTCCCGCAGAATCTGGGAGATTATGGCCCGACGAGGTCTACCAGAACGAACTCCCAGATTGACCGCCGTTCAGCCAGACGAAAACGACCCAGCACCGGCGGAATCGAACAAACAAGCGCCACAACCACCATCAAGCAGTCGGCAACGTCATTATGAGCTGATAGGAACCAACCTTCTTGTCCGTCATCCCAGTAAACGTTGCGTTAGTTGACATGTCAGGGTATTATTCTCGAACAGTGTGTAAACACACTATTCACGTATACCTCTGGCGTGTCCGGCGATGGGATGCCCGCGGCGGATATCGGACACGATCTTCCCGATCCAGCACTGTTCCCGGACCACGCAGTCCGCGACCATGCACGCCAGGGGAACCGGATCGCCGTACGCCTGCCACTGCTCGAGCCGTCCGGCGTAGGTGCTGCCGGCATCATGCCTGATGGCGATGGGCTCGTACCCCGCCTGCATGAGCATCATGTTGAGGATCTGGCGTCCGGTACGCCCGTTGTCGTCGGCGAACGGGTGGATGTTTTCGAGTGCCTCCGCGGAGGCGCGCTCCGACGGGGGGTACCATCATCGGAAAGTCCGCCGGAAACGGCGGACTTTTCCATATCCGCCTCCGCATCGTCCGAAACGCCCATTCTCCTCATCAGAGAATCATCAAGAAGTTGTTCCGTGCTTACTTTCAAGAATCTTGATGCATTAACCAGGTCGTATACAGACCAGCCTGTTTTCCCCGACATCTTTAGGGACATGGCCGAACGGCCAATTCCCATCGCTTCGGCCAAGCTGGACTGCGAATAACCATAAGCCGTCAATAGCATTTTGACATTGAAGGTGATTGTCGACTCCAGCTGCTTTTGATAACGCCCGGTTTGTTGCGCACTTTGGTTGAGGTCTGAATGAAGGGACATGGTCCGTCGCCGGGGTACGATTTCAGTCGCCAAACATAAAACCGCTATGGAAAGAGGCGACGAACCATGTCGAACCAGATTCTACAGGTCGACGAGAACATGCTCGAGACGAAGCTGGACCGTCTCGTGTCCCGGAAGGGCGAGGAGCTGTTGAACGCGATGCTGGACGCGGAGGCCGACGAGATCACCGGGGCCGCGAGATACGAGCGTGCGTCCGGTCGGAGGGCCTACCGTGCGGGCCACTACGAGCGGAACCTGACCGTGAAGGCCGGGACGATGACGCTCAGGGTGCCGAAGCTGAAGGGCGCGGTCTTCGAGTCGGCGGTCATCGAACGCTACCGGCGTCGCGAGCAGAGCGTCGAGGAGGCGCTGATCGACATGTACCTGGCCGGCGTCAGCACGCGTCAGGTCGACGACATCAGCCGCCTGCTGTGGGGCGAGCGGATGCCCTCCCAGACGCTCTCCGACAAGCTCAAGCGCGTGTACGAGGACATCGATCAATGGCGGAACCGTCCCCTGGCGGCCCATTCGTACCCGTACCTGTTCGTGGACGGCGTGTGGCACAAGCGCACGTGGGGCGGGTCGGTCGAGAACGTGAGCGTGCTGGTCGCCATCGGCGTGGACGACACCGGCCACCGTGAGGTCGTCGGCGTCGCGGAGGGCATGAAGGAGGACAAGGCCAGCTGGGAGCAGTTCGTCAGGAGCATGATCGAACGCGGTCTCAGGGGCGTGCGGCTCGTGGTCGGCGACCGGTGCGCCGGGCTCGTCTCCACCGTGAACTCGATGCTGCCGGACGCGCGCTACCAGCGGTGCATGGTCCACTTCATGCGCAACGTCCTGTCCAAGGTCAGCCACAAGCACGCGGCATGGGCCGCGTCCGCCCTGAAGGCCGTGTTCGCCATGGAAAGCCGGCAGGCCGCGTTGGAGAAGGCCGAACAGGTCGCCACCGAAATGGAGTCCAAGGGGCTGAAGGCCGCCGCCTCCTGCCTCAGGGAAGGCATCAGCGAGACCACGACCTACCTGCTCGACGACTATCCCGTCGAGCATCGGCGGCGGATCCGCACGAACAACATGATCGAACGGCTCAACCGCGAGATCCGCCGGCGCACCAGAGTGGTCGGCAGCTTCCCGGACGGCAGGAGCGCGCTCATGCTCGTCTGCGCCAGGATCCGCTACGTCACCGCCAACCAATGGAGCGCACGCCGCTACCTGGACATGTCCCGGCTCGACGGCATCATGCAATCAACCGACTGAAGTTGTCCTCCCGGCAACGGGCCGAACCGCTTTTGCGCAAGAATTCGGGCGTTATCCATTGCCGTTCTGGGACAGGCTGTAACGGATCGCCACCTAGGTCACGCTCTCATCGTCCGCGTCGGTCATGCCATTCGCTGTAGGAAATCCCTAACGATTGAATCCCACTGCGCGTCGGTCAGAATACTTTCGCCCGCGCGTCATATGAGCCATTAGGCCGATATACTCTGAGTATACCAATTCCATGAAGTAGCGAGGAGAACAGGTCATGCCGACTTTGGAATGGATGGGAAAGAACAAGGTGGTCGCCTACCACCGTCAGGTGCCGTACCGTGTTCTTGACCGCGTTCCTGAAAAAAGCGTCCTGGATTCACGTGGATCCGATTGCGGTATATTGTTTTTTGGTATTTACTGATTTCAGTATTTCCGTATTCCGGTATTGCTTATTTGTCTACATTTTTTTGGTAAACGTAGACTTCGTCATTAACTGGAATGTATCCCTTCAGGATTTTATCCTTACGAATTTCCTTCCCGATTATCTTGGACGAATAGGCCAGTAGATAATCAAGAGTCGCCTGATACGGTTCGAGTATGAAGATGCATCGGCTCAGCGACTCCAGGTAATGAAGCTGCTTTCTGCATTCCCTCTTATTGAACCAATGGCGCCATCTTATCGAGAACTTCTTTTGCTCACTCTGCGAAGAGTCATAGATAAGCGGAAATGGTAATGGTTTCAAACCTGGTTCAGCCATTC
The window above is part of the Bifidobacterium longum subsp. infantis ATCC 15697 = JCM 1222 = DSM 20088 genome. Proteins encoded here:
- a CDS encoding IS3 family transposase, with translation MGVRVSAKRIMRLMTSHGLVPLFKSAKRYSSYKGELTKAPKNLVNRDFHAERPNMLWVTDLTEFSIPAGKAYLSPVIDCYDGLPVAWTIGTSPNAALANGMLLDACSTLKDGEKPIIHSDRGCHYRWPEWIRICKDNNLTRSTGAKGCSPDNAAAEGFFGRPRQEFFHKRSFAGVSMDGFINMLNDYMVWYRDRRIKTEFGMSIMDRRRGLGLVA
- a CDS encoding Fic family protein, whose product is MANPELSRHIQALPDELNALEGGREISEHLRRVDALKDRARSLEPLDGVEDMALADYDRDWLVRYTYNSNAIEGSTLTLEDTSLVLEGEFVPSDSPARYVFAARGVADGMAYVREYAKEGRKLNEELIRRLHEVTALDLQPFARGTFRPYGYLARITATRVKTADPLEIRDDLRSLIDGLDGCAAHPLLRAAGFHAMFENIHPFMDGNGRTGRQLLNFVLLRNGYRPVAIKYDAGRSYARGLEAWQVDGKPDSFCSIFLDCVEQEEQTLVDLIERLRHLR
- a CDS encoding HipA domain-containing protein, giving the protein MPRKLIMCGDHPVLAFEYDPESGRACSSGEVLDHDRLPLEFTTHGKSALYAKRIDEWWRSRAIPSTRDGIRRVLESLGAASTDELLDRTYGLSLSDQYWVRHEDDPAEWKDVNFFDNSFDEALGEILLTSYSSSHDISLNVPDVSTGGDLPKRWTIDRATGRRLLVKSGRTGQEPMNEVIASRLCMRLGVPAVRYSLARNGNRLVCPCEDMLTSHEEMVSAWQVLQSARTVNGLNSHDQWIHAAVGFGADERAVRDAADDWLVVDYLMRNTDRHYNNFGLIRDIETLEIRPAPIYDTGASLWSGELDVDGRDWFAKPFYTATGKPSALRQLRLVEDWSRFDLDALSDWPDEAAHELSRMRMFAPERLDAIRVQLVKRIGMLRRISEGEVLRVSDPIRNKTDLMDRFGETLRKNLGQRDGDARSVGTGPDALSRHLNR
- a CDS encoding MFS transporter, whose product is MSNSLKLVSAPVRESRLWDIPGYVPWFTADSATAIGVALRYLAVSLIGYKLTGSTTAAGWLGSLAAIAQQAAAVFGGTFADRHDRKTLIIVNATAGVICWGSVAALLMAGKLVFPVLLAIAVFESAVNGFLGPASDAMLKSIVDIRSYPKARSLNEGRDATINMAGSPVGGLLYGIAPWLPFLSAAVMYLLAGVAATRIRVGGNPRNGSDSGNGDSDDDGGKAGGASFFRDFAEGWSWSLHRRMLVLTMVSSALANFGVNGFQYAIQLHLMRTGVNATLIGFVNTGVFLAMLAGAFIAGRISDTAPVGPVTCCGFVFICIASLPMLLTDNYWVLLIANAVMCLPFPIINALQLGFIFGKTPDTMQGRITVTLTVPAQALSAFCSATAGSLLPAFGFSGTMLVFWAVMLVSMLLIVSSRSLRTIPRADQWDRTPLE
- a CDS encoding IS256 family transposase, with the protein product MSNQILQVDENMLETKLDRLVSRKGEELLNAMLDAEADEITGAARYERASGRRAYRAGHYERNLTVKAGTMTLRVPKLKGAVFESAVIERYRRREQSVEEALIDMYLAGVSTRQVDDISRLLWGERMPSQTLSDKLKRVYEDIDQWRNRPLAAHSYPYLFVDGVWHKRTWGGSVENVSVLVAIGVDDTGHREVVGVAEGMKEDKASWEQFVRSMIERGLRGVRLVVGDRCAGLVSTVNSMLPDARYQRCMVHFMRNVLSKVSHKHAAWAASALKAVFAMESRQAALEKAEQVATEMESKGLKAAASCLREGISETTTYLLDDYPVEHRRRIRTNNMIERLNREIRRRTRVVGSFPDGRSALMLVCARIRYVTANQWSARRYLDMSRLDGIMQSTD